Proteins co-encoded in one Bacillus sp. FSL H8-0547 genomic window:
- a CDS encoding DNA-directed RNA polymerase subunit alpha, with translation MIEIEKPKIETVEISDDAKYGKFVVEPLERGYGTTLGNSLRRILLSSLPGAAVTSIQIDSVLHEFSTIEGVVEDVTTIILNIKKLALKIYSEEEKTLEIDVQDEGVVTAADITHDSDVEILNPDLHIATLAKGAHFRMRLTAKRGRGYTPADANKREDQPIGVIPIDSIYTPVARVSYQVENTRVGQVSNYDKLTFDVWTDGSTGPKEAIALGAKILTEHLNIFVGLTDEAQNAEIMVEKEEDQKEKVLEMTIEELDLSVRSYNCLKRAGINTVQELAHKTEEDMMKVRNLGRKSLEEVKAKLEELGLGLRKDD, from the coding sequence ATGATAGAAATTGAAAAACCAAAAATCGAAACGGTTGAAATCAGCGACGATGCCAAGTACGGCAAATTCGTCGTCGAACCACTCGAGCGTGGATATGGTACAACTTTGGGTAACTCCTTACGTCGTATTCTCTTATCCTCACTCCCTGGTGCCGCTGTAACATCAATCCAGATAGATAGTGTACTCCATGAATTCTCTACGATTGAAGGCGTTGTTGAAGATGTGACTACGATCATCTTAAACATTAAAAAACTTGCTCTTAAGATCTATTCAGAGGAAGAAAAAACGCTTGAGATCGATGTACAGGATGAAGGAGTTGTAACGGCTGCAGATATTACTCACGACAGTGACGTTGAAATTCTAAATCCGGACCTTCATATTGCTACATTAGCGAAGGGTGCACATTTCCGTATGAGATTGACTGCGAAACGCGGTCGCGGATATACTCCGGCTGATGCAAACAAAAGAGAAGATCAGCCAATCGGCGTTATCCCAATCGATTCTATTTATACACCTGTAGCACGCGTGTCCTATCAAGTTGAAAATACACGTGTTGGTCAAGTGTCAAACTATGATAAACTTACTTTTGATGTGTGGACTGACGGAAGCACAGGTCCGAAAGAAGCTATTGCACTTGGTGCAAAGATTCTGACTGAACACCTTAACATCTTCGTTGGGCTTACAGATGAAGCTCAAAACGCTGAGATTATGGTGGAAAAGGAAGAGGACCAAAAAGAAAAAGTTTTAGAAATGACGATCGAAGAATTGGATTTGTCAGTTCGTTCTTATAACTGTTTAAAACGTGCAGGCATTAACACTGTACAGGAGCTTGCTCATAAAACAGAAGAAGATATGATGAAAGTTCGCAACTTAGGTCGTAAATCTTTGGAAGAAGTGAAAGCGAAACTAGAAGAACTTGGCTTAGGTCTTCGTAAAGACGACTGA
- the infA gene encoding translation initiation factor IF-1 has product MAKDDVIEVEGTVQETLPNAMFKVELENGHTVLAHVSGKIRMHFIRILPGDKVTVELSPYDLTRGRITYRFK; this is encoded by the coding sequence ATGGCGAAAGATGATGTAATTGAAGTTGAGGGTACCGTACAGGAAACATTGCCAAATGCAATGTTCAAAGTAGAGCTTGAGAATGGTCATACGGTATTGGCGCATGTATCTGGAAAGATCCGCATGCATTTTATTCGCATTTTACCTGGAGACAAAGTTACGGTAGAATTATCACCATATGACTTGACTCGCGGCAGAATTACGTACCGTTTTAAATAA
- the rplQ gene encoding 50S ribosomal protein L17, with protein MPYRKLGRTSAQRKALLRDLTTDLIISERIETTEARAKELRSTVEKMITLGKRGDLHARRQAAAYIRNEVANEEGTQNALQKLFSDIAPRYSERQGGYTRIMKLGPRRGDGAPMVIIELV; from the coding sequence ATGCCTTACAGAAAATTAGGACGTACAAGTGCTCAGCGTAAAGCGTTACTTCGTGATCTTACTACAGATCTAATCATCAGCGAGCGCATTGAAACTACTGAGGCTCGTGCGAAAGAATTGCGTTCAACTGTAGAAAAAATGATTACTTTAGGTAAACGTGGGGATCTTCATGCCCGCCGCCAAGCTGCTGCTTACATCCGTAACGAGGTAGCTAACGAAGAAGGCACGCAAAATGCACTTCAAAAACTATTCAGTGACATCGCACCGCGTTACTCAGAACGCCAGGGCGGTTACACGCGCATAATGAAACTTGGACCTCGCCGCGGCGACGGAGCACCAATGGTCATTATCGAATTAGTTTAA
- the rpsK gene encoding 30S ribosomal protein S11: MARKTNTRKRRVKKNIEAGIAHIRSTFNNTIVTITDVHGNALSWSSAGSLGFRGSRKSTPFAAQMAAEAAAKGSIEHGMKTLEVTVKGPGAGREAAIRALQAAGLEVTAIRDVTPVPHNGCRPPKRRRV; the protein is encoded by the coding sequence ATGGCTCGTAAAACGAACACTCGTAAGCGTCGCGTAAAAAAGAATATCGAGGCAGGTATTGCTCATATTCGTTCAACATTTAACAACACGATTGTTACTATTACAGACGTACATGGTAACGCTCTTTCTTGGTCAAGTGCAGGTTCACTCGGATTCAGAGGATCACGTAAATCCACTCCATTCGCTGCACAAATGGCTGCTGAAGCTGCAGCTAAAGGTTCTATTGAACACGGTATGAAAACTCTTGAAGTAACTGTAAAAGGACCAGGCGCAGGCCGTGAAGCTGCAATCCGTGCTCTTCAAGCTGCTGGTCTTGAAGTAACAGCTATCAGAGACGTTACTCCGGTTCCACATAACGGATGCCGTCCGCCAAAACGTCGTCGTGTATAA
- the rpmJ gene encoding 50S ribosomal protein L36: MKVRPSVKPICEKCKVIRRKGKVMVICENPKHKQKQG, from the coding sequence ATGAAGGTAAGACCATCGGTTAAACCAATCTGCGAAAAGTGCAAAGTCATCCGCAGAAAAGGTAAAGTAATGGTAATTTGTGAGAATCCAAAACATAAACAAAAACAAGGTTAA
- the rpsM gene encoding 30S ribosomal protein S13, with translation MARIAGVDIPRDKRVVISLTYVFGIGRPTAGKVLAEAGVSEDTRVRDLTEEELGKIRDIVDKLKVEGDLRREVSLNIKRLIEIGSFRGLRHRRSLPVRGQNTKNNARTRKGPRRTVANKKK, from the coding sequence ATGGCTCGTATTGCTGGTGTAGATATTCCTCGTGACAAACGCGTTGTAATTTCATTAACATATGTTTTCGGTATTGGACGTCCAACTGCTGGAAAAGTATTAGCTGAGGCTGGTGTTTCTGAAGATACACGTGTGCGTGACTTAACAGAAGAAGAACTAGGTAAGATTCGTGATATCGTAGACAAGTTGAAAGTTGAAGGTGACCTTCGCCGTGAAGTATCCCTAAACATCAAACGTCTGATTGAGATCGGCAGTTTCCGTGGCTTACGTCATCGCCGCAGTCTACCTGTTCGTGGTCAAAATACCAAAAATAACGCTCGTACTCGTAAAGGACCTCGTCGTACGGTTGCGAACAAGAAAAAATAA